GGAGGTGGCGCCGTGAGTCGTGCGCCGCCGCTCTCCCGGCTCCTCCCGTTTCCGGTCGTCGACGCCGCGTGGGACCTCGCGCTCGTCCCGGCGCTCGCGGGCGCCGTCGCGCTGCCCCTCGTCCCGCCCCTCGGGGCCGCGCTCGTCGCGCTCGCCGTCGGCGTCCTCTGGTTCCACCGCGACCCCGAGCGCGACCCGCCGGCGGACGAGGAAACGGTGCTCTCCCCGGCCGACGGAACGGTCTCGGTGGTGCGCGAGGAGGGCTCCCGGCTCCGGGTCGGCGTGTTCATGAACGTCACCGACGTCCACGTCAACCGCGCGCCGCTCGCGGGCGAGGTCCGCGAGGTCCGCCACCGCCCCGGCGCGAACCGCCCGGCGTTCGACAAGGAGTCGGACCGCAACGAGCAGGTCGCGATCGACTTCGGTGACTACGAACTGCTCGTCATCGCGGGCTGGTTCGCCCGGCGGATCCACCCGTCTGTCGAGCGCGGCGACCGGGTCGAGCGCGGCGACCGCGTCGGCCACGTCTCGTTCGGCTCGCGCGCGGACGTGGTGCTGCCTGCGGACGTGGGTCGCGAGGACCTGCTCGTCACGGAGGGTGACAGCGTGCGCGCGGGCGAGACGATCGTCGCGGAGCGGCCGGACGCGACGTAGGGCCTCGGAGCGGCGCGGGGTCCCGGAGCGACGTCGCGTCCCGGACGCCGACCCGCGCTGGCGACGCCAGAGTTCGGGCATACGCTTTTGTTTCACGGCGGTGACCAGTCCCGTGTATGCCGGAAGAAACCATCCACGAGGCGAAGCGGCCCCGGACCCGACAGGGACTGGCCACGTACCTCCGCCGGATCGCCCGCGCGCTGGGACGGGGCGAGCCGGTCCCGGTCGACGAGGCCGGAACGGTGACGGTCGACGCCGCCGCGACCGGCGACGTCGAGGTCGAACTCGAACGCGGCGACGGTACGGTCCACTTCGAGATCGAGATGGAGTGGCCCGACGAGGAGGCCGCCGTCGACGCGGCGGCGGCCGCGAGCAAGGCGGCGTTCGAGCTGTACGCCGACAGCGCCGACGACTACCGCTGGCGGCTCCGCCACGACAACGGGAACATCATCGCGGACGGCGGCGAGGGGTACGCCGACAAGCGCGACGCGAAGTCGGGGATCGAGAGCGTCCAGCGGAACGCGCCGGGCGCACACGTGATCGACGTCTCCCGAGACGAGGAGGCGCCCGGCGAGGGCGGCAGCGACGCGACCTTCGAGCTGTTCCGCGACAGCGCGGAGCAGTACCGCTGGCGGCTCCGCCACGACAACGGCAACGTCATCGCCGACGGCGGACAGGGGTACGCCTCGAAGCAGAAGGCGAAACAGGGGCTCCGAAGCGTCAAGTCCAACGCGCCCGGCGCGGCCGTCGAGGAGACGGACGAGTAGCCGTCGGCAGCCGTCCCCCTCTCGCGGCGGCCGCCCCCCTCTCGCGGCGGCCGCCCCAACCGCGGACCGCACCGCTTATTCGCCGGCCCTCACTACCTCGGGCCGACATGGACGCGCTCGACGCCAAGTACCCGTTCTTCGCGAGCGCCCGCGAGGCGGTCGCGGGGGCCGCGGTGTCGCTGCCGGAGCTCGTCGCGGCCGACGCCCCGGCCGTTGAGCGCGCACGCGAGCGCGTCGAGCGCGCCCTCCTCGAAGGGACGGTCGCCTCCGAGAGCGGCGCGTTCCCCGGCGAGTCGGCGTACGACGCGCAGGCCGAACTGCTCTCGTACCCCATCGCACGGATCCTCATCTCGCTGCTCGACTCCGACCCCGCCATCGAGAAGTACGCCGCCGCGGAGGCGGCGACCGCCATGGAGCGGGTCCGCCGCGACCTCGACGCCGACGACGAGCTGCGGTCGGTGTCGTCCGCGACGGTCGCGCTCGACGACCTCCTCGCGGAGTTCGACCTCGCGGCCGCCGTGCGCCCCGACCCGACCTCCCCGGCCGGGGTCCGCGGCGGCGCGGCGGGCGGCGCGACCGCGGCAACCGGGAGCGGCGCCGGCCGAGATCCGGACCGCTACCGGATCGACGTCGGTCCCTACCTCCGGCTTACCTCGCCCGAGTGGGGCGACTCGTGGCGGCTCGTCAACCGCGCGCTCGCAGACGGCGCGGTCCGCGTCTCCCGCGACGAGCTGCTCGCGGCGCTGGAGGCCGCCGTGGAGGAGCGGGTCGCGGAGGGGTTACCCTTCGAGCTGGCGGCCGACGAGGGGATCGCGGAGGCGCTGGAGTCGCGCGTCGCTGACCTCCGGCGGCTGCTCTCCGAGCGCACGTACGCGGAGCCGCCGGACGTCGTCGCGCCCGCGCTGTTCCCACCGTGTATGACGAACCTGATCGAGAAGGCCGAGCGCGACGCCGCGCTCTCCGCGGCCGAGTCGTTCGCGCTGATGGCGTTCCTCGTCGGCATCGGGATGACCCCCGACGAGGTCGTCGCGTTCTGCGCGGACACGAGCCTCGACGCCGAGGGGATCCGCTACCAGACCGAGTACCTAACCGACGAGCGGGGCACCCAGTACCCGCCGCCGACCTGCGAGACGCTCGCGAACTACGGGATCTGTCACAACGAGGACGACCACATGCGGGTCGCGGCCGACCCGCTCTCGTACTACGAGAAGCGGGTAGCCGCCGCCGACGAGGTGACCGACTGGCGGAGCGGTCGGGAGACGGACGAGCCGAGCGAGGCGTGACCTCGGCGCGCCGGCTCGGAAAACGGTACAGAAGAGCGAACGACGGTTCCGCGGGTCTACGACTCGTCGCCCGCGCGCATCAGGTACGTTCCGACGCCGGCCATCAGGAGGACGAACCCGGACAGCAGCGCGATGAGCGCCATCGCTCCCGCCTCCGGGAGGACGGTCGATCCGCCGAACGTGACCCCGATGCCGACCAGCCCGACGATGAACACCGCGGCCGCCGCCAGCGAGACCGTGATCTGCCGACGGAACTCCGCGTCGATTTCCATGTTCGCGGCTTCCAGTCGCCGCTAAAAAAGGACTTCGATGGACGCCCCGGCGTCGCCACCCGGTCCGAGCGCTGCCCCGCGGGGCGGTCCGCAGGGCGACGCCCGCCCGCTCACTTCGCTAGGTGCGTGATGTCTCGCCGCAGGGTGTACCCGCGCGGGACGCCGACGATTTCGAGACAGTCGTCGCACAGCACCCGTTCGTAGTCGCGGTTGGTTTCCTTCTCCAACAGGGAGACGTCCGCGAGCGGGAACACCGACTCGCACCGGTCGCACTCCGCCTTGTCGCCGTCGACGATCTTCATCGATTCCCCGTTTTCGAGATCGATATATAAACTCGCGGACGGCGTTATCACTCCGGATAGCGGGTCGGATAAAAATCGGTGGTCGGGAGTCGCTCGACGCGGTCGGAAGGTCGGCGGTCGTCCGGCGTCAGCCGAAGAGCTCGCCGAGGCCCTCGCCGCCGTCGCCCTCGTCCTCGTCGTCGTCGTCCGCCTCGTCGGCGGCGTCGGCCTCGTCGGCCTCGTCGTCGTCGTCCGCCTCGTCGGCGGACGCGTCCGCGTCCGCGGAGCCGCCCGAGGCGGCGCCCGCGGCGGGGGCCGCGGCGGCCGTCTCGATGGCCTCCTCGATGTCGACGTCCTCCAGCGCGGCGACGAGCGCCTTGACGCGGGACTCCTCGACATCGACGCCGGCGGCTTCGAGTACGCCGGTGACGTTGTCTTCGTTGATCTCTTCGCCAGTCTCGTTCAGGATGAGCGCAGCGTAAACGTATTCCATTGGTGTGTACCTC
The sequence above is a segment of the Halorubrum sp. 2020YC2 genome. Coding sequences within it:
- the rpl12p gene encoding 50S ribosomal protein P1; the encoded protein is MEYVYAALILNETGEEINEDNVTGVLEAAGVDVEESRVKALVAALEDVDIEEAIETAAAAPAAGAASGGSADADASADEADDDDEADEADAADEADDDDEDEGDGGEGLGELFG
- a CDS encoding HVO_2922 family protein; this encodes MPEETIHEAKRPRTRQGLATYLRRIARALGRGEPVPVDEAGTVTVDAAATGDVEVELERGDGTVHFEIEMEWPDEEAAVDAAAAASKAAFELYADSADDYRWRLRHDNGNIIADGGEGYADKRDAKSGIESVQRNAPGAHVIDVSRDEEAPGEGGSDATFELFRDSAEQYRWRLRHDNGNVIADGGQGYASKQKAKQGLRSVKSNAPGAAVEETDE
- a CDS encoding DNA primase, which codes for MDALDAKYPFFASAREAVAGAAVSLPELVAADAPAVERARERVERALLEGTVASESGAFPGESAYDAQAELLSYPIARILISLLDSDPAIEKYAAAEAATAMERVRRDLDADDELRSVSSATVALDDLLAEFDLAAAVRPDPTSPAGVRGGAAGGATAATGSGAGRDPDRYRIDVGPYLRLTSPEWGDSWRLVNRALADGAVRVSRDELLAALEAAVEERVAEGLPFELAADEGIAEALESRVADLRRLLSERTYAEPPDVVAPALFPPCMTNLIEKAERDAALSAAESFALMAFLVGIGMTPDEVVAFCADTSLDAEGIRYQTEYLTDERGTQYPPPTCETLANYGICHNEDDHMRVAADPLSYYEKRVAAADEVTDWRSGRETDEPSEA
- a CDS encoding protein sorting system archaetidylserine decarboxylase — protein: MSRAPPLSRLLPFPVVDAAWDLALVPALAGAVALPLVPPLGAALVALAVGVLWFHRDPERDPPADEETVLSPADGTVSVVREEGSRLRVGVFMNVTDVHVNRAPLAGEVREVRHRPGANRPAFDKESDRNEQVAIDFGDYELLVIAGWFARRIHPSVERGDRVERGDRVGHVSFGSRADVVLPADVGREDLLVTEGDSVRAGETIVAERPDAT